One Candidatus Bathyarchaeota archaeon DNA window includes the following coding sequences:
- a CDS encoding fumarate hydratase, with amino-acid sequence MRVVDVSEIIPVVARLCVEANIYLDRDVIESIEEFASVEESPLAREILEQILENARLAAVEKMPMCQDTGVAVVFVELGQEVCVVGGDFKDAINEGVRLGYREGFLRRSMVDDPIFNRKNTGDNTPAVIHTELVPGRDVKITVAPKGAGSENMSEVRMLRPADGLEGLMEFVVDRVSRSGGMPCPPVIVGVGVGGDFEQCAYLSKKALLRPLNVINPDHRWRSVEDELLKRINRLGIGPMGLGGRTTALAVQISAMPCHIASLPVAVNLQCHAQRHKTAVI; translated from the coding sequence ATGAGAGTAGTTGATGTTTCAGAGATCATTCCAGTAGTGGCCAGACTTTGTGTAGAGGCGAATATCTATTTGGATAGGGATGTGATTGAGAGTATTGAGGAGTTCGCTAGTGTTGAGGAGTCCCCTTTGGCCAGGGAGATATTGGAGCAGATCCTTGAGAATGCTCGGCTTGCAGCTGTGGAGAAGATGCCTATGTGCCAAGATACTGGAGTTGCCGTCGTATTTGTAGAGTTGGGGCAGGAGGTTTGCGTAGTGGGTGGGGATTTCAAGGATGCGATAAATGAGGGGGTCAGATTAGGCTATAGGGAAGGTTTCTTGAGAAGGTCCATGGTTGATGATCCCATATTCAACAGGAAGAATACTGGAGATAATACGCCAGCCGTCATCCATACAGAACTTGTTCCAGGAAGGGATGTGAAAATTACTGTGGCTCCTAAGGGTGCTGGTTCAGAGAATATGAGTGAGGTTAGGATGTTGAGGCCTGCAGATGGTTTGGAGGGTCTGATGGAGTTTGTCGTCGACAGGGTTTCGAGGTCTGGAGGGATGCCTTGTCCACCGGTTATTGTTGGAGTTGGGGTTGGAGGTGACTTTGAACAGTGCGCATACCTGTCAAAGAAGGCTCTCCTCAGGCCTCTGAACGTGATAAATCCAGACCATAGATGGCGAAGTGTTGAGGATGAGCTTCTTAAGAGAATCAATAGGTTGGGTATAGGTCCGATGGGTCTGGGTGGTAGGACGACGGCTTTAGCCGTTCAAATCTCGGCGATGCCATGCCACATAGCAAGCCTGCCTGTGGCGGTGAACCTCCAATGCCACGCCCAAAGACACAAGACAGCAGTAATCTGA